The Candidatus Omnitrophota bacterium genome contains the following window.
GTCTTTCCTCCTTCTTGAATAATTCTCTCTTATTTTAGAATCGCAAATATATCCTCTTCTCGCATGATAAGAAGCTCTTGGCCATCTTTGGTAGTAACTTCTGTTCCGGAATATTTTCCATAAAGGACCTTATCGCCAACTTTAACCTCTAATTTTTGAAGAGTCCCTTCTTTGCCAATCTTTCCTTTTCCTACTGCAACTACTTTACCTTCTTGAGGCTTCTCTTTTGCGGTATCTGGTAGAACAATGCCGCCTTTTGTTTTAGTTTCAGCCTCTAATGATTTAACAACTACACGATCTCCTAATGGCTGAATATTCATACAACAACCTCCTTCCTTTAAGTTAAATTATGTAACTTCTTCTGATACGTTAAGTTTCGTGCCTCTTGGAATCTATTTGTTTTTTTAGCACTCGATTTTTAAGAGTGCTAAGAAAGGTATTCTACATTAAAGTAAAATTTT
Protein-coding sequences here:
- the groES gene encoding co-chaperone GroES — translated: MNIQPLGDRVVVKSLEAETKTKGGIVLPDTAKEKPQEGKVVAVGKGKIGKEGTLQKLEVKVGDKVLYGKYSGTEVTTKDGQELLIMREEDIFAILK